The Plasmodium falciparum 3D7 genome assembly, chromosome: 3 nucleotide sequence ACGTGCAATATATCCAAATGTTTGTATAGTAGCTCTtctaattaattttttattagatTTTAATAACTCGATTAAATCGAAACATATTCTATCCCATTCTTTTGGAGAGACTAGATCTCCTCCCTTGTCTGCTATGATACCTATCAAATCTATAACATTTTCTTGTACTTTTTCATGTCTATTTTTTAGGATTGGTGTAATTCTTGGTAAGAGATCTTTAATAGGTGGTGTCATATTTTGTACACCTAATACTAATAGGATAGATTTCAAAGCTCTAATAATATTTGCTAATACTTCTGGATATTCTTCACCTAAGTATTCATATAGATATAAAGATAGATGTCCTAACATTTGTTTTTCatcacatatttttataaggtTCGTAATTCTTGAAATAAGGTCTGCACTTTGTTGTCTTACCTTTGGTAAAGGTGTATTTAATCTCCATCTAAGTATTCCAGCGATTTGTGGTAAATATGGCTTCATtctaatatttaatttattacaaataatatcaaatgaatttaataaaatataataatcttCAGAAGTTTGTTCTTGGAAAGCATATAACATACCATCTATTAATTGTTCTTCTAATTTTTGATCTATATCATCAACACCTAATTCATTAACAACATTTTGTATGGTTTGCATAACCATTTTTCTATATTGTTCCGATGGATCTTTTAAATCATCAACGATTCTATATATAACAGAATATGCCCCTATTTTTTTGGCAATTTCAACAGTTGTGTCTACAATTAAGTTAAAgctttttttatcatttgaaTTTCTCATAACCCAAAACTTTTCAAAAAATGGATTTACAATTTCTTCGTTTATATAATCTTTATCTACTCCTTCTGTTTGTATACATTGTTTTACACATTttaatacaatttttttcatttcatcaTCAGGTGAATTAAAttcattaattaatataatcataacttcttttgtataataatttgCATGATATGAATCCATTAAGGGTATGATTAAACCGATGGCTTTTAAAAAGGATGCTAAAACTTTACCTCTATATTCAGTAATACCTTTCCATAATGGTCTTAATACAGAATCGAATGCTTCAATTCCATATGGCGCTGCTGCTTCGGCTAATGCTGCTACAGCTAATGCTGTTATGGTTCTTACTTTTTGTTGTTCATCATGTAATCCATGTGCTATAATTTGAACTAAATCTTTTAAATGTGGTAATACAGCACATCCCATTAAAATGGCAATTTGTTGTACGATTTTTATACCTGTATGTCTAGCTTCCCAATTTTTTTTGGATTGACAAACtgcttttaaaaataatattaatgatggGATACCTAAAGCTGATGCTACTACAGCAAAAGCACGTGCTGTTGTATTTCTAACATATTCATCAGGATGATCTATGTCAGGTCTCATAATTCCTATCATAGTTGCCAACCCTGCTGCTTTGGCTAAATTACTTATAATTTCTCTTCCTTCAACTCTTGCATAATAATCTTCATCTATTAATAAGGGTTCGATAACTACAAGTATTTTATGTACATATGGTCTGACAAGATCAtctaatttaaataatatacgaTCAATTACTTTTACTAATAAATGTCTTTCTTGATCTTCTAAAGTATTTTGCATCATTAAAggtaatattaaattaaataaagttTCAGGACCTAATTCTTTAACTTTTTCGGTTATAGTTCTTAAGGCTGTTCTTCGTATAGAAGGGGtaccattttttatttttaataataatatcataaatttcctttcttttaattcttcttGTGACaattcttcttcatttatgctttcaaataatttactaaaataaatataatcttcattttttaattgtatatattttaattcatttaataattgaGGATTATTCATTTCTAGTtgtttgtattttatttggCACATGGCCTCCTCTTGATTTATTTGATCCGTAAGATTATTATATGTGGATGTATTTGGTAGTTCATAGAATGGTGTATGTATAAAGCTACTTTGTCCCaagttcatattattatcattatttaaattattatcattatttatattattattcctattcgtttttttttcatataatgtTGTATCTTCTATACCTTTTGGCTTTTGTGGAAAAAGTGGAGTATTAAtaattgtatttttaaacatggtctttaatttattattacgaATTGCTTCATATTCTTCAGGAGCTTGTACTATTTCATATCCTTCTGAAGGTAATAATTCATCTAAATCTTCATCAGTCAACGGTCTGTTTCTTATATCGATTtcgttttttattttaattttaatcaaATCATCTGTTGATAAGGAAGTATCAACCATTGGTGTGAATGgtgttttaatattatttggtATATATGGTGTATTCATGTTATTCGATATATATGgtgtattcatattattcgaTATATATGGtgtgttcatattattcgaTATATATGGtgtgttcatattattcgaTATATATGgtgtattcatattattcgaTATATATGGTGTGCTCATATTATTCGATATATATGGTGTGctcatattatcattattttctttatttagcTTAACTCTTTTCACATCCTCTTGTTCTTTAGAAATTTTGTCCCAtcttgaattttttttctttttattattatttacgaCAAAAGAAGAGTGTTCTGTCCACTTTTCTGTTGCATGTGTAGGCATATTACTCATGTTtaaattattcttttcatgTTTAACAACATCCCATTTgctttttaaattatttgttattttttttttttcatttttttcatttttcatgcCTCTTAATATATCAGCATCACTATCATTACTATTAGCATCATccgtattattataattattataattattattatcatcatcatgtGAATTACCCCCATGGCTGTTTtcattttccattttttctttagtaTCATTCGTACTATCCCCTTGTTTATTATAATGTGATAATTTTCTTGAAGCTTCTttcattttacttttttttttattttctaacaTAATATCTGTATAAGTCCTTTCACCTGGTGAGGGGCTTTTATCAGCAAACGGGTCTGCTCTTTGTGGTGATAAAgtataatcatatttttttttttgaaatgcATTTTCTCTTTTCTTGATCGATTTATCTTTAGTTAATCCTAAATCTATATCATTCATAtgatctttattatttattaaatcacATTCGATAATTTCATttctaaatttattaatatttatattctccttttcttttttcttagaatattcattattaaaagaaagacgtcccttattattattattattattttcatcatcatcgttCTGATTTTCTTGGTCGCTCATATCAGGGTCAATTTCTTTAACATATCTTATTTCGCTTCTCccaatattaattaatttatcttTCTCATCATAactcatatttttattactagCATCGCTTTTACTTTTTCTCAAAGCTCCATTCTTGCGTATGTTTaccattatattaatattatatttaaaaataaaatataaataatatatatagaaatatgtacgaaaaaaatatcacatattatttatatatatatgatatatatatatatatatatatatatatatgtttttatttatggccttgttttttttttcaagttCTAAAAAATGTAGCTTTtcttacattttatatatgatgataaacaattatatatgttatatatattttattacataagCAACTCCCtaaattatttcattataattttattataattttattataattttattataattttattataattttattataattttattattattgttattttattaatgttgaaaaataataatttaagattatatatatatatatatatatatatatatatattttttatacgaTTAAGTAATCCGGATAAAATCACAAATTAGcagaaaaaatttataaatataaaaaatatataatatataaataattatatagtagaattattaatata carries:
- a CDS encoding splicing factor 3B subunit 1, putative; this encodes MVNIRKNGALRKSKSDASNKNMSYDEKDKLINIGRSEIRYVKEIDPDMSDQENQNDDDENNNNNNKGRLSFNNEYSKKKEKENININKFRNEIIECDLINNKDHMNDIDLGLTKDKSIKKRENAFQKKKYDYTLSPQRADPFADKSPSPGERTYTDIMLENKKKSKMKEASRKLSHYNKQGDSTNDTKEKMENENSHGGNSHDDDNNNYNNYNNTDDANSNDSDADILRGMKNEKNEKKKITNNLKSKWDVVKHEKNNLNMSNMPTHATEKWTEHSSFVVNNNKKKKNSRWDKISKEQEDVKRVKLNKENNDNMSTPYISNNMSTPYISNNMNTPYISNNMNTPYISNNMNTPYISNNMNTPYISNNMNTPYIPNNIKTPFTPMVDTSLSTDDLIKIKIKNEIDIRNRPLTDEDLDELLPSEGYEIVQAPEEYEAIRNNKLKTMFKNTIINTPLFPQKPKGIEDTTLYEKKTNRNNNINNDNNLNNDNNMNLGQSSFIHTPFYELPNTSTYNNLTDQINQEEAMCQIKYKQLEMNNPQLLNELKYIQLKNEDYIYFSKLFESINEEELSQEELKERKFMILLLKIKNGTPSIRRTALRTITEKVKELGPETLFNLILPLMMQNTLEDQERHLLVKVIDRILFKLDDLVRPYVHKILVVIEPLLIDEDYYARVEGREIISNLAKAAGLATMIGIMRPDIDHPDEYVRNTTARAFAVVASALGIPSLILFLKAVCQSKKNWEARHTGIKIVQQIAILMGCAVLPHLKDLVQIIAHGLHDEQQKVRTITALAVAALAEAAAPYGIEAFDSVLRPLWKGITEYRGKVLASFLKAIGLIIPLMDSYHANYYTKEVMIILINEFNSPDDEMKKIVLKCVKQCIQTEGVDKDYINEEIVNPFFEKFWVMRNSNDKKSFNLIVDTTVEIAKKIGAYSVIYRIVDDLKDPSEQYRKMVMQTIQNVVNELGVDDIDQKLEEQLIDGMLYAFQEQTSEDYYILLNSFDIICNKLNIRMKPYLPQIAGILRWRLNTPLPKVRQQSADLISRITNLIKICDEKQMLGHLSLYLYEYLGEEYPEVLANIIRALKSILLVLGVQNMTPPIKDLLPRITPILKNRHEKVQENVIDLIGIIADKGGDLVSPKEWDRICFDLIELLKSNKKLIRRATIQTFGYIARTIGPFEVLTVLLNNLKVQERQLRVCTTVAIAIVADTCLPYSVLAALMNEYKTQDMNVQNGVLKALSFMFEYIGEIAKDYVYSVVTLLEHALMDRDLVHRQIATWACKHLALGCFGLNRQDALIHLLNYVWPNIFETSPHLIQAVIDSIDGFRVALGPAIIFQYLVQGIFHPSRKVREIYWKIYNNVYIGHQDSLVPIYPPFELLNDSTFVRDELRYTI